In Rattus norvegicus strain BN/NHsdMcwi chromosome 3, GRCr8, whole genome shotgun sequence, a genomic segment contains:
- the Procr gene encoding endothelial protein C receptor precursor: MLTKFLSLLLLLLLLGCAFCNSDGSQSLHMLQISYFPDPYHGRHQGNASLGKLLTHTLEGPSNNVTILQLQDWQDPDSWARTESGLKIYLSQFNSLVQLIYRERKNDVVFPLTVSCSVGCELPPEEGSEPHVFFDVAVNGSAFVSFQPKTAIWVTGSQEPSEAINFTLKQLNTYNRTRYELQEFLQDTCVQYLENHITTQNTKGSQTGRSYTSLVLGILMGCFIIAGVAVGIFLCTGGRRC; this comes from the exons ATGTTGACGAAGTTTctgtcgctgctgctgctgctgctgctgcttggctGCGCCTTTTGTAACTCCGATG GCTCCCAAAGCCTGCACATGCTCCAGATCTCCTACTTCCCAGACCCCTATCACGGGAGGCATCAGGGCAACGCCTCTCTGGGAAAACTCCTGACACACACGCTGGAAGGCCCGAGCAACAACGTCACCATTCTCCAGCTCCAGGACTGGCAGGATCCGGATAGCTGGGCGCGCACAGAGAGTGGCCTGAAGATCTACCTGTCCCAGTTCAACAGCCTGGTGCAGTTGATCTATCGCGAGCGCAAGAACGACGTGGTCT TTCCTCTGACTGTTAGCTGCTCCGTGGGCTGTGAGCTGCCGCCAGAGGAGGGCTCTGAACCCCATGTCTTCTTTGATGTGGCTGTGAATGGAAGTGCCTTCGTAAGTTTCCAGCCAAAGACTGCCATATGGGTGACAGGCTCCCAGGAGCCCTCCGAAGCCATCAACTTCACCCTGAAGCAACTCAATACCTACAATCGGACTCGGTATGAACTGCAGGAATTTCTGCAGGACACCTGTGTGCAGTACCTGGAGAACCACATCACCACGCAAAACACCAAAG GGAGCCAAACAGGCCGCTCTTATACTTCACTGGTCCTGGGTATCCTGATGGGCTGTTTCATAATCGCTGGTGTGGCCGTGGGCATCTTCCTGTGCACGGGTGGACGGCGTTGCTAA